Genomic DNA from Piliocolobus tephrosceles isolate RC106 unplaced genomic scaffold, ASM277652v3 unscaffolded_23642, whole genome shotgun sequence:
gcctgtaatcccagccctttgggaggccgaggcgggcggattacttgagatcaggagttcgaaactagcctggccaacatagtgaaaccccttctctactaaaactacaaaaattagctgggcatggtggcggacacctgtaatcccagctactcggaaggctgaggcacgagaatcacttgaacctaggaggcgaaggttgcagtgagccgagattgcgcactgcactccagcccaggtgacagagcaagactctatctcaaaaaaaaaatatctggccATGCCTTCCCACCCCATCCTCTCACTTGGCTCCTCAGTTTCCCGGGTATGGCCCACAAGTAGCAGAGCAGGAGGCAAATGTAGACGGTCTGACTGCAGGGTTGGGCTCTTCTGAGATAATCTCACGTGGTCTGTCCAGAAATGATCCTGATGCGCACATGCCCAGCCCTTTGCAGTGTAGGTGTGCCAGCGCTGTTCCCCAGATGTGAGAATTGACAAGGCCCAGCTGGTTGAAGGCCTCATGGGCATTCCTTGGTCTTCCTCCTATGGCAAGTGCCATAAAGGAGGCAGGCCTGGGGGGAcacaggcagggctgggctggtgCCTATGGGCCAGGCCATGACCGTGGCTCCCTGCAGGTTCAAGGGCATCAAGAAGGGAGGTGTGACAGAGAACACATCCTACTACATCTTCACCCAGTGCCCCGACGGGGCCTTCGAGGCCTTCCCCGTGCACAACTGGTATAATTTCACGCCGCTGGCCCGGCACCGCACGCTCACTGCcgaggaggccgaggaggagtGGGAGAGGTGAGTGGACTGTG
This window encodes:
- the LOC113221352 gene encoding general transcription factor IIF subunit 1-like, yielding MPESGAGSEFNRKLREEARRKKYGIVLKEFRPEDQPWLLRVNGKSGRKFKGIKKGGVTENTSYYIFTQCPDGAFEAFPVHNWYNFTPLARHRTLTAEEAEEEWER